In a genomic window of Streptomyces sp. SJL17-4:
- a CDS encoding group II truncated hemoglobin, translating into MTDQDENQDQDQNQVPTLYEWIGGTEALERLTEAFYARVRKDEVLAPLFAHMDDDHPQHVATFLGEVLGGPTHYTEQHGGYPHMVSRHRGRAIKPEQRARWVELMLTAMDEVGLPEDAEFRSAFVGYIEFGSRRAMANSQPDVGPTRRTTIKKWGWGEGVPGEE; encoded by the coding sequence GTGACGGACCAGGACGAGAACCAGGACCAGGACCAGAACCAGGTACCCACCCTCTACGAATGGATCGGCGGCACCGAGGCGCTGGAGCGGCTCACCGAGGCGTTCTACGCCCGCGTCCGCAAGGACGAGGTCCTCGCCCCGCTCTTCGCGCACATGGACGACGACCACCCCCAGCACGTCGCGACCTTCCTCGGCGAAGTACTCGGCGGGCCCACGCACTACACCGAGCAGCACGGCGGCTACCCCCACATGGTCTCCCGCCACCGGGGCCGGGCCATCAAGCCCGAGCAGCGGGCCCGCTGGGTGGAGCTGATGCTGACGGCGATGGACGAGGTCGGGCTGCCCGAGGACGCCGAGTTCCGCTCGGCCTTCGTCGGCTACATCGAGTTCGGCTCGCGCCGGGCCATGGCCAATTCCCAGCCGGACGTCGGCCCCACCCGTCGTACGACCATCAAGAAGTGGGGCTGGGGCGAGGGCGTACCCGGTGAGGAGTGA
- a CDS encoding Cmx/CmrA family chloramphenicol efflux MFS transporter: protein MSVQTEPQEATAPKANGRLPLAVYLLAFSLFAMGSAEFLLAGVLPDIADDLDISLSSAGALISAFAIGVVIGGPPLAVLTLRWPRRTTLVISQAVFAAGVAVGLVTEDFTVLLVTRFLIGLAYAGFWAVAAVTAISLVTPDRTARASGVVVSGLSIAMVAGGPAGAFLSHFTGWRGGFWAVVALTVLSAIATIVAVPATKAAQEPSVKRELQTMRQPQLWVVYAATLLSTAAYMISYNYLAAFLTDVTGVDSVWVPGILVLFGIGAFIGLSIGGRIADGRPHHALLIGAGGILVCSVLLALLADYAVAVVPLVLLLGVAGFVLNPAVYGRVFTVAAGAPTLAGATAVSMFQLGISVVPVLAGVALGAGAGLTSIPWLGAGLAVLTIPVVLVERTMARNRAARTPDSANTTTSADVSAQAVADN, encoded by the coding sequence ATGAGCGTCCAGACCGAACCGCAGGAAGCCACCGCGCCGAAGGCCAACGGCAGGCTGCCGCTCGCCGTCTATCTGCTCGCGTTCAGCCTGTTCGCGATGGGCAGCGCCGAGTTCCTGCTCGCCGGCGTCCTCCCGGACATCGCCGACGACCTCGACATCTCGCTGTCCTCCGCGGGCGCCCTCATCTCGGCCTTCGCCATCGGCGTGGTGATCGGCGGGCCGCCGCTCGCGGTGCTGACCCTGCGCTGGCCGCGCCGTACGACCCTGGTGATCTCGCAGGCGGTGTTCGCCGCCGGGGTGGCCGTCGGTCTGGTGACCGAGGACTTCACCGTGCTGCTCGTCACCCGCTTCCTGATCGGCCTGGCGTACGCCGGGTTCTGGGCCGTCGCCGCGGTCACCGCGATCTCCCTCGTCACCCCCGACCGCACCGCCCGGGCCTCCGGCGTGGTGGTCAGCGGCCTCAGCATCGCGATGGTCGCCGGCGGCCCGGCGGGCGCCTTCCTCAGCCACTTCACCGGCTGGCGGGGCGGGTTCTGGGCGGTGGTCGCGCTCACCGTGCTCAGCGCGATCGCCACGATCGTCGCCGTGCCCGCCACCAAGGCGGCACAAGAACCCAGCGTGAAGCGTGAGTTGCAGACGATGCGGCAGCCGCAGCTGTGGGTGGTGTACGCCGCGACCCTGCTCAGCACCGCCGCGTACATGATCTCGTACAACTACCTCGCGGCCTTCCTCACGGACGTCACCGGTGTCGACTCCGTGTGGGTGCCCGGCATCCTCGTCCTCTTCGGCATCGGGGCCTTCATCGGCCTCTCCATCGGTGGCCGGATCGCCGACGGGCGCCCCCATCACGCCCTGCTCATCGGGGCCGGCGGCATCCTCGTCTGCTCCGTCCTGCTCGCGCTCCTCGCCGACTACGCCGTGGCCGTCGTCCCCCTGGTCCTGCTCCTGGGCGTCGCCGGCTTCGTCCTCAACCCGGCCGTCTACGGGCGGGTGTTCACCGTCGCGGCAGGCGCGCCGACGCTCGCCGGCGCCACCGCCGTCTCCATGTTCCAGCTCGGCATCAGCGTGGTCCCCGTCCTCGCGGGCGTGGCGCTCGGCGCCGGTGCCGGTCTCACCTCGATCCCGTGGCTGGGTGCCGGCCTGGCCGTCCTCACCATCCCGGTCGTCCTGGTCGAGCGCACGATGGCCCGCAACCGGGCCGCACGCACCCCCGACTCCGCGAACACGACGACGAGCGCCGACGTGAGCGCCCAGGCGGTCGCGGACAACTGA